The Azospirillum brasilense genome window below encodes:
- a CDS encoding diguanylate cyclase gives METDLLFADDDQQPPLEDGAEPWIVLIADDDPEVHAVTRLALGGLRYKGRRLSLVSALSAGEAAAILRCTPNVAIILLDVVMETDDAGLRLVRTIREELNNHAIRIILRTGQPGQAPEEDVVLAYDINDYKSKAELTAKKLFTSVVAALRAYADIVALETNRRGLQQIIQSTDRLFELRCMQQFAAGVLTQLSAFLRVKPDAILCAQRGATGRPLPDGAFYVLAGAGCYAEAAGQTASPTGAVIPPALADRITDAFRSRRSHYGANETTLFIRVPDGHEVAAWIHTDRPLDEVDRGLVEVFASKIALSFANVSLYERLREANETLEARVAERTRALEAANAKLERLATVDPLTAVWNRRHFLDLAAAELGRAHRHGRRLSVILLDLDNFKAVNDGHGHAAGDEALRTVVVRAREALRTSDQLARFGGEEFVALLPETDLAGARIVAERVRAAIAGSPVVTDGRAIPITASLGVAEWNTAEASIELTLRRADAALYEAKLAGRDRVCVADEPKTPAAS, from the coding sequence ATGGAAACCGACCTTCTGTTCGCAGACGACGACCAGCAGCCGCCGCTCGAGGACGGGGCGGAGCCGTGGATCGTGCTGATCGCCGACGACGACCCGGAGGTCCACGCGGTCACCCGGCTGGCGCTGGGGGGCCTGCGCTACAAGGGGCGGCGCCTGTCGCTCGTCAGCGCCCTGTCGGCGGGCGAGGCCGCGGCCATCCTGCGCTGCACCCCCAACGTCGCCATCATCCTGCTGGATGTGGTGATGGAGACGGACGACGCCGGGCTGCGGCTGGTCCGCACCATCCGCGAGGAACTGAACAACCACGCCATCCGCATCATCCTGCGCACCGGCCAGCCGGGACAGGCGCCGGAGGAGGACGTGGTCCTCGCCTACGACATCAACGACTACAAGTCCAAGGCGGAATTGACGGCGAAGAAGCTGTTCACCTCCGTCGTCGCGGCCCTGCGCGCCTACGCCGACATCGTGGCGTTGGAGACCAACCGCCGCGGGCTTCAGCAGATCATCCAGTCCACCGACCGGCTGTTCGAGCTGCGCTGCATGCAGCAGTTCGCGGCCGGGGTGCTGACCCAGCTGTCCGCCTTCCTGCGGGTGAAGCCCGACGCCATCCTGTGCGCCCAGCGCGGCGCCACCGGCCGGCCGCTGCCCGACGGCGCCTTCTACGTGCTGGCCGGGGCTGGCTGCTACGCCGAGGCGGCTGGGCAGACCGCGTCGCCGACCGGAGCGGTGATCCCGCCGGCCCTCGCCGATCGCATCACCGATGCCTTCCGCAGCCGCCGCAGCCATTACGGCGCCAACGAGACGACCCTGTTCATCCGCGTGCCGGACGGGCACGAGGTGGCGGCGTGGATTCACACCGACCGGCCTCTGGACGAGGTGGACCGCGGGCTGGTCGAGGTGTTTGCCTCCAAGATCGCCCTCAGCTTCGCCAATGTCAGCCTGTATGAGCGGCTGCGCGAGGCCAACGAGACGCTGGAGGCCCGCGTCGCCGAACGCACCCGCGCGCTGGAGGCGGCGAACGCCAAGTTGGAGCGGCTGGCCACCGTCGATCCGCTGACCGCCGTGTGGAACCGCCGGCATTTCCTGGACCTCGCCGCGGCGGAGCTGGGACGGGCGCATCGGCACGGGCGGCGGCTGAGCGTCATCCTGCTCGACCTCGACAATTTCAAGGCGGTCAACGACGGCCACGGCCACGCCGCCGGAGACGAGGCGCTGCGCACGGTGGTGGTCCGCGCCCGCGAGGCCCTGCGCACCTCCGACCAACTCGCCCGCTTCGGCGGGGAGGAGTTCGTCGCCCTGCTGCCCGAGACCGACCTCGCCGGGGCGCGCATCGTGGCCGAGCGGGTGCGCGCCGCCATCGCCGGAAGCCCGGTGGTGACCGACGGCCGGGCCATCCCCATCACCGCCAGCCTGGGCGTGGCCGAGTGGAACACGGCGGAGGCCTCCATCGAACTGACCCTGCGCCGCGCAGACGCCGCGCTCTACGAGGCCAAGCTGGCCGGACGGGACCGCGTGTGCGTGGCCGACGAGCCGAAGACGCCGGCCGCTTCCTGA
- a CDS encoding phosphatase PAP2 family protein produces MTTAFDLVIIGWLNGYSRASMAADKTIYVIAQSDLLKGGVLMALLWWCWTRRSGRLIGPDLYAVRTIAGALLAIAVGRGMQNFLPMRLRPVHDPELGFVVPYDVNAWAVDGWSSFPSDHAVLFFALAAALWWSNRLVGAFAFLWTLVVICLPRVYLGLHFPTDILAGGVVGVLIMAAVLAVPVPERLTRRVLDWQEAQPGIVYALAFLVTLQMATLFANARRLIEGAMTVLLGS; encoded by the coding sequence GTGACCACGGCATTCGATCTCGTCATCATCGGCTGGCTGAACGGCTACAGCCGCGCCAGCATGGCGGCGGACAAGACCATCTATGTCATCGCCCAAAGCGACCTGCTGAAGGGCGGCGTGCTGATGGCGCTGCTGTGGTGGTGCTGGACCCGCCGCAGCGGACGGCTGATCGGGCCGGACCTCTACGCCGTGCGGACCATCGCCGGGGCGCTGCTGGCCATCGCCGTCGGGCGCGGGATGCAGAACTTCCTGCCGATGCGCCTGCGCCCGGTCCATGATCCGGAGCTGGGCTTCGTCGTTCCTTATGATGTGAACGCCTGGGCGGTCGACGGCTGGAGTTCCTTTCCCAGCGATCACGCCGTGCTGTTCTTCGCGCTGGCCGCCGCCCTGTGGTGGTCCAACCGGCTGGTCGGAGCCTTCGCCTTTCTGTGGACGCTGGTGGTGATCTGTTTGCCGCGCGTCTATCTGGGGCTTCACTTCCCGACGGACATCCTGGCGGGTGGGGTGGTCGGTGTCCTCATCATGGCGGCGGTTCTGGCCGTCCCGGTGCCGGAGCGGCTGACCCGCCGCGTCCTCGATTGGCAGGAGGCGCAGCCGGGGATCGTCTACGCTCTGGCCTTCCTGGTGACGCTCCAGATGGCCACCCTGTTCGCCAACGCCCGGCGGCTGATCGAGGGCGCGATGACCGTCCTTCTCGGCTCGTGA
- a CDS encoding bifunctional diguanylate cyclase/phosphodiesterase, with amino-acid sequence MDEAMASVPADEWDDRSGTPAGSARKAALPAQWTDLLAGLSVAFQPIVQMRTGRCHGMEALLRGLERSPFASPNDLLDAACMQGLLAEVECALHAKAVAAFRALDHWPNAKLFLNIDARVVGVAGSPWLAPFAPAPFAPAPFALDGGAPDPRLTISLEISERRELRPDHSIEQAIDRYRQAGIGVALDDFGVGFAGLRLLYESKPDYLKIDRYFVAGIDQDTRKRAIAHALVGYAHALGILIIAEGVETEKEFHTCRDLGCDFAQGYLIARPSLDLRAVPERYGIVEELNRQDRRKPNETRLRLSEVIERQPPLAVTSPKTELLEYFRGDSSPSIAPIVDRQQRPLGLIRERDLKRFVYSRFGSELLRNKGLGDTLLDLVVKSPVCDISTPLDQVIEAFSAEEASDGIIIIEGGEYAGFLSSGALIRLVHERNLAMAADQNPLTRLPGNAAIVRHIERALQEQDRRHVLAYLDFDNFKPFNDRFGFRQGDRAILMFSERLKAWASGNGGFAGHIGGDDFFVALSGAADEDALARVADLVAQFRSDAESLYDPEAREAGCFEGKDRYGAVRRFPLLSASGVAVVVAPGPHRLTSDAINTAIAGHKAIAKESPDKLCTVHLPHFPSFYPLPCAAGEG; translated from the coding sequence GTGGACGAAGCCATGGCCTCGGTGCCAGCAGACGAATGGGACGATCGCTCCGGCACCCCGGCGGGGAGCGCCCGCAAGGCCGCGCTGCCGGCGCAGTGGACCGATCTGCTGGCCGGGCTGTCGGTCGCCTTCCAGCCCATCGTGCAGATGCGCACCGGGCGCTGCCACGGGATGGAGGCGCTGCTGCGCGGCCTGGAGCGCAGCCCCTTCGCCAGCCCCAACGACCTGCTGGACGCCGCCTGCATGCAGGGCCTGCTGGCCGAGGTCGAATGCGCCCTCCACGCCAAGGCGGTGGCGGCCTTCCGCGCGCTGGACCACTGGCCGAACGCCAAGCTGTTCCTGAACATCGACGCGCGGGTGGTCGGGGTGGCCGGCTCGCCGTGGCTGGCCCCCTTTGCGCCGGCCCCCTTCGCGCCGGCCCCCTTCGCGCTGGATGGCGGCGCGCCCGACCCGCGCCTGACCATCAGCCTGGAGATTTCCGAGCGGCGGGAGTTGCGTCCCGACCACAGCATCGAGCAGGCCATCGACCGCTACCGGCAGGCGGGCATCGGGGTGGCGCTGGACGATTTCGGCGTCGGTTTCGCCGGGCTGCGGCTGCTCTACGAATCCAAGCCCGACTATCTCAAGATCGACCGCTACTTCGTCGCCGGCATCGACCAGGATACGCGCAAGCGGGCCATCGCCCACGCGCTGGTCGGCTACGCCCACGCGCTCGGCATCCTCATCATCGCCGAGGGGGTGGAGACGGAGAAGGAATTCCACACCTGCCGCGATCTCGGCTGCGACTTCGCCCAGGGCTATCTGATTGCCCGGCCAAGCCTGGATCTGCGCGCCGTCCCTGAGCGCTACGGCATCGTCGAGGAACTGAACCGCCAGGACCGGCGCAAGCCGAACGAAACCCGCCTGCGTCTGTCCGAGGTGATCGAGCGGCAACCGCCGCTGGCCGTCACCTCCCCGAAGACCGAACTTCTGGAATATTTCCGCGGCGACAGCAGCCCATCCATCGCCCCGATCGTCGACCGCCAGCAGCGCCCGCTGGGGCTGATCCGCGAGCGCGACCTGAAGCGCTTCGTCTACTCCCGCTTCGGCAGCGAGCTTCTGCGCAACAAGGGGTTGGGCGACACGCTGCTGGATCTGGTGGTGAAGAGCCCGGTCTGCGACATCTCCACCCCGCTCGACCAGGTGATTGAAGCCTTCTCGGCGGAGGAGGCCAGCGACGGCATCATCATCATCGAAGGCGGCGAGTATGCCGGCTTCCTGTCCAGCGGCGCGCTGATCCGGCTGGTGCACGAGCGCAACCTCGCCATGGCCGCCGACCAGAATCCGCTGACCCGCCTGCCCGGCAACGCCGCCATCGTGCGCCACATCGAGCGCGCTCTTCAGGAGCAGGACCGCAGGCACGTCTTGGCCTATCTCGACTTCGACAACTTCAAACCCTTCAACGACCGTTTCGGCTTCCGCCAGGGCGACCGCGCCATCTTGATGTTCAGCGAGCGGCTGAAGGCCTGGGCCTCGGGCAACGGCGGCTTTGCCGGCCACATCGGCGGCGATGATTTCTTCGTCGCCCTCAGCGGCGCCGCGGACGAGGATGCGCTCGCCCGCGTGGCGGACCTCGTCGCGCAGTTCCGCTCCGACGCGGAGAGCCTCTACGATCCGGAGGCGCGCGAGGCCGGCTGCTTCGAGGGAAAGGACCGCTACGGTGCGGTGCGGCGCTTCCCGCTGCTGTCGGCCAGCGGCGTCGCCGTGGTGGTGGCGCCCGGCCCGCACCGCCTGACCTCCGACGCGATCAACACCGCCATCGCCGGCCACAAGGCCATCGCCAAGGAAAGCCCCGACAAGCTCTGCACCGTCCACCTCCCCCACTTCCCATCCTTTTATCCCCTCCCCTGCGCAGCGGGGGAGGGTTAG
- a CDS encoding ATP-binding protein — translation MKVGIDMGAAMTAGATGASAMLDLEELLATRLLVQGNSGSGKSHLLRRLIEQSARWVQQAVIDPEGDFVTLAERFGHIVVNADEHSEAALQSVAARVRQHRVSVVLNLEGLDADMQMRHAAAFLGGLFDADRDHWYPMLVVVDEAQLFAPSAAGEVSDEARKVSLGAMTNLMCRGRKRGLAGVIATQRLAKLAKNVAAEASNFLMGRTFLDIDMARAADLLGMERRTAEMFRDLERGHFIALGPAISRRPLPLRIGAVETQGRAGSPKLMPLPDTPLEDARELIFRPGEPEPPRLPVRRPSTSASADLLAQLSRPRPLPVEPEVGDTTPTLPMEEPETPEQAAERKAAYEAILREVLADPEAPYRSIAVLYQDFLVRCRTQGVRGELLELPAFRRKLAAARAGAGNGTQENPAWEKATQVAATLPEDIQVVFLLLARAALDHLPCPSDAEVARACGSRSRGRARRLLTYMEQRGFVATRSGLGNTRSIALPALGWETALGDPNADDGSEGPEDGGLFATA, via the coding sequence ATGAAGGTCGGCATCGACATGGGGGCGGCCATGACGGCTGGCGCGACGGGGGCGTCGGCGATGCTGGATCTCGAGGAGCTGCTGGCAACCCGCCTGCTGGTGCAGGGCAACTCCGGTTCCGGCAAGTCGCACCTGCTGCGCCGCCTGATCGAGCAGAGCGCGCGCTGGGTGCAGCAGGCGGTGATCGACCCCGAGGGCGACTTCGTGACTCTGGCCGAGCGCTTCGGCCACATCGTGGTGAACGCCGACGAGCACAGCGAGGCCGCCCTGCAGAGCGTCGCCGCCCGCGTGCGCCAGCACCGCGTCTCCGTCGTGCTGAACCTGGAGGGGCTGGACGCGGACATGCAGATGCGCCACGCTGCGGCCTTCCTGGGCGGGCTGTTCGACGCCGACCGCGACCACTGGTACCCCATGCTGGTGGTGGTGGACGAGGCGCAGCTCTTCGCCCCGTCGGCCGCCGGCGAGGTGTCGGACGAGGCGCGCAAGGTCTCGCTGGGCGCCATGACCAACCTGATGTGCCGCGGCCGCAAGCGCGGGCTGGCCGGGGTGATCGCGACGCAGCGCCTCGCCAAGCTCGCCAAGAACGTGGCGGCGGAAGCCTCCAACTTCCTGATGGGCCGCACCTTCCTGGACATCGACATGGCCCGCGCCGCCGACCTTTTGGGCATGGAGCGCCGCACGGCGGAGATGTTCCGCGATCTGGAGCGCGGGCATTTCATCGCGCTCGGCCCGGCCATCTCGCGCCGCCCGCTGCCGCTGCGCATCGGTGCCGTCGAGACGCAGGGGCGGGCCGGCAGCCCGAAGCTGATGCCGCTGCCCGACACCCCGCTGGAGGACGCGCGGGAGCTGATCTTCAGGCCGGGCGAGCCGGAACCGCCGCGCCTGCCGGTGCGCCGCCCTTCGACCAGCGCCAGCGCCGATCTGCTGGCCCAGCTCTCCCGCCCGCGTCCCCTGCCGGTGGAGCCGGAGGTCGGGGACACCACCCCCACGCTGCCCATGGAGGAGCCGGAAACGCCGGAGCAGGCGGCGGAGCGCAAGGCCGCCTATGAGGCGATCCTGCGCGAGGTGCTGGCCGATCCGGAGGCGCCCTACCGCTCCATCGCCGTGCTGTACCAGGACTTCCTGGTGCGCTGCCGGACGCAGGGGGTGAGGGGTGAACTGCTGGAGTTGCCGGCCTTCCGGCGCAAGCTGGCGGCGGCCCGCGCCGGGGCGGGGAACGGCACCCAAGAGAATCCCGCTTGGGAAAAGGCGACCCAGGTCGCGGCGACCTTGCCGGAGGACATCCAGGTCGTCTTCCTGCTGCTGGCCCGCGCGGCGCTGGACCATCTGCCCTGTCCGTCCGACGCCGAGGTGGCCCGCGCCTGCGGCAGCCGGTCGCGCGGGCGGGCGCGGCGCCTGCTGACCTACATGGAGCAGCGCGGCTTCGTCGCCACGCGCAGCGGGCTGGGCAACACCCGCAGCATCGCCCTGCCGGCGCTGGGCTGGGAAACCGCGCTGGGCGATCCGAACGCCGACGACGGCTCAGAGGGGCCAGAGGACGGCGGGCTATTCGCCACCGCCTGA
- a CDS encoding DUF411 domain-containing protein, which produces MFLTAMGASLTVGALAIAVRSLAGTSPASASSAAKPEVMVWKSPTCGCCGGWVDHMRAAGFPVTVQEVNDVEPVKTRLGVPARLQSCHTALVGGYALEGHVPADSVQRLLRERPAAVGLAVPGMPQGSPGMETGVKDPYDVVLFGGAGGDSVYERR; this is translated from the coding sequence ATGTTTCTCACGGCCATGGGGGCGAGCCTGACGGTGGGCGCCCTGGCCATCGCGGTGCGCAGCTTGGCCGGCACCTCCCCCGCCTCGGCCTCCTCGGCGGCCAAGCCGGAGGTGATGGTCTGGAAGTCCCCGACCTGCGGCTGCTGCGGCGGCTGGGTGGACCATATGCGGGCCGCCGGATTTCCGGTGACCGTGCAGGAGGTCAACGATGTGGAGCCGGTGAAGACGCGCCTCGGCGTGCCCGCCCGGCTGCAGTCCTGCCACACCGCCCTGGTCGGCGGCTATGCCCTGGAGGGCCATGTGCCCGCCGACAGCGTGCAGCGGCTGCTGCGCGAACGCCCGGCGGCGGTCGGCCTCGCCGTTCCCGGCATGCCGCAAGGCTCGCCCGGCATGGAGACGGGTGTGAAGGACCCCTACGACGTCGTTCTGTTCGGTGGGGCGGGCGGCGACAGCGTCTACGAGCGGCGCTGA